The sequence GCCAATCACCAGCGCCCAGAAGCCCACGCCCAGGAATGCACTGACCACCAGCCAGACAGCCATCACAAACTGGATCCACAGCCCGGCGCGGAACATGTTCAGCGCGCCGACCCGCCGGACAAAGCGGCTGTTAATAATAGTCAGTACAAACAGGAAGACGATATTGAGCGCAAAATAATAGCCGAAGTGCTGCGGAGAAACATGGTTCAGCTCGATATAAACAAACGGCCCGGCGCTCAGGAAGGAGAACATCCCGGCGAAGCTGAACCCGCTTGCCAACATATAGCTCAGCACGCGCTTGTGGCGAAACAGCGAGGCAAAGTTACCTATTGTGGTGCGAATGTGGAATTTCTGGCGGTGCTCGGCAGGAAGCGTTTCATCAATAAAGAAGAAAATCATTGCAGAGGCCAGCAGTGCGGCCAGCGCCAGGATCCAGAAAATCGCATGCCAGCTAAACCACACCAGAACCGCCCCACCGGCCATCGGAGCCACCAGCGGCGCAATCGTCGTCACCAGCATGACAAACGACATCATGCGGGAGAACTCTTCTTTCGGGTAGATATCACGCATCAGGGCGTTGATCACCACACTCGCTGCAGCAGCGGCCAGACCGTGCAAAAATCGCATGAAAATCAGATGATCGATGGTTTGCGCCAGCGCGCAGGCCACCGCCGCCCCGGCAAAGACCAGCGTTCCGCCCAGAATAACCGGTTTGCGCCCCAGGCTGTCGGCCATCGGGCCGTACAATAACTGGCCGAGAGCAAAGCCGAGAATATAGGTGCTGAGCGTCATCTGTGCGCTGCCTGCCGGTACCCCAAACTGCGCGGAAATGACCGGCAGCGCGGGCAGATACATATCAATAGACAGCGGCATCAACATGGCCAGCAGGCCAAGAATGAAGACAATTTTGAACGACGAGTGTGGCCTGGTGGTCACAGAAATCTCCTGAAATTAGTGCGAAGGCAGACCGACGCTGGCGATCTCTTCTTCCGTCAGCGGGCGATATTCGCCAGGCGCCAGGTCGGGATCGAGCGCGATTGCGCCAATACGTTCGCGATGCAGACCGACAACGCGGTTACCCACTGCGGCAAACATGCGTTTAACCTGATGGTAACGCCCTTCGCTGATGGTAAGACGGACTTCCGTCGGCGTGATCACGTCCAGCACCGCCGGTTTAGTCAGGTCTTTTTCATTATGCAGCTGAACGCCTTTCGCGAATTGCTCTGCCGTGTCATCCGCAACCGGCGACTCCAGCGTGACCAGATAGGTTTTCTCGCAGTGGTGGCGTGGGGAAGTAATACGGTGTGACCACTGCCCGTCGTCGGTCATCAGCACCAGCCCGGTGGTGTCGATGTCGAGGCGGCCCGCGGCATGCAGCTTATGTGCCACCGGTTCGTCGAGGAAATAGAGTACCGTCGGGTGATCGGGATCGTCCGTTGAGCAGACGTAGCCTTCCGGCTTGTGGAGCATGAAGTAGCGCGGGCCGTTCTGCTGGGTCAGCGGATTGCCGTCGTATTCAACCTGATGCTCAGGTTGAAGTTTGAAAGCGCTGTCTCTCACAATGTCGCCATCCACGGTAACGCGGCTGGCGCGAATTTCGCGCCCGGCAATAGCGCGGCTTACGCCGAGTTGCTGAGCGATAAACTTATCAAGTCGCATGAAATCTTTTTAGCCTTAATGGTGCTGGAAGTCGGACCGTGCGTCCGAAAAAGAAGCAGTCAGGAACGGTTCAGTATAATGGTCTGGTTGCGCCACTCAAGGGAAAAAGTTTCGTGGCATACTATATGCGGATTAACGAAACTGAGACACCATGACTTTTACACTTCGTCCCTATCAGCAGGAAGCCGTTGACGCCACCCTCGCCTGGTTTCGCAAACACCGGGAACCGGCGGCGATTGTCCTCCCGACCGGCGCAGGCAAAAGCCTGGTCATTGCCGAGCTGGCCCGCCTGGCGCGTGGCCGCGTGCTGGTGCTGGCGCACGTCAAAGAGCTGGTCGCGCAAAACCACGCCAAGTATTGCGCGCTGGGGCTGGAGGCCG comes from Enterobacter kobei and encodes:
- a CDS encoding Bcr/CflA family multidrug efflux MFS transporter; amino-acid sequence: MTTRPHSSFKIVFILGLLAMLMPLSIDMYLPALPVISAQFGVPAGSAQMTLSTYILGFALGQLLYGPMADSLGRKPVILGGTLVFAGAAVACALAQTIDHLIFMRFLHGLAAAAASVVINALMRDIYPKEEFSRMMSFVMLVTTIAPLVAPMAGGAVLVWFSWHAIFWILALAALLASAMIFFFIDETLPAEHRQKFHIRTTIGNFASLFRHKRVLSYMLASGFSFAGMFSFLSAGPFVYIELNHVSPQHFGYYFALNIVFLFVLTIINSRFVRRVGALNMFRAGLWIQFVMAVWLVVSAFLGVGFWALVIGVAAFVGCVSMISSNAMAVILDEFPHMAGTASSLAGTFRFGIGAIVGALLSMATFTTAWPMLWAMAFCATSSVLFCLYASRPRKAAH
- the rsuA gene encoding 16S rRNA pseudouridine(516) synthase RsuA, with protein sequence MRLDKFIAQQLGVSRAIAGREIRASRVTVDGDIVRDSAFKLQPEHQVEYDGNPLTQQNGPRYFMLHKPEGYVCSTDDPDHPTVLYFLDEPVAHKLHAAGRLDIDTTGLVLMTDDGQWSHRITSPRHHCEKTYLVTLESPVADDTAEQFAKGVQLHNEKDLTKPAVLDVITPTEVRLTISEGRYHQVKRMFAAVGNRVVGLHRERIGAIALDPDLAPGEYRPLTEEEIASVGLPSH